One Anaerohalosphaeraceae bacterium genomic window, CCGTCGGCTTTTAAGTTCTCATAACAAACCCCGATCATCCAGTGCAGCGAACCGGCATACTGAAAGCCCGGTTCGGCCTCCAGCGCCGCCTGGAAAGCATCCGCCGCCGCCTGCCAATCCTTCTGATAATATCGGCACAGACCCATCAGATAGGATGCCATGCATTCATAATGAGCCGTCGGCATCGTCGCATACACCGACTCCAGCAAGGCCACCGCCTTATCAAATGCGGTCTGGGCCCTGGCGGAATCCCCTTTCTGAAGGGCCGTCATCGCCAGATTGTAATATTCCTCGGCAATGGCGTTTACATAAAACGCCACGCCCTCCCGATTGCCGGCATAGTACCGCTCGTAAATCCGCCGGACTTGCTCCTGCACGCGGGCATCATCTCCCAGCTGCACAAAACAGCGGGCAATGCCCTCATCACACCGCAGCCGAACCTTCGGCCCCGGATTCATCGCAGCCAATTGTTCATACATTCGAATGGCCTGCGGATAATGCCCAAACCGGCGGTATTCATATGCCGCCCAGCTGAGTGCATCATAATAATCCGGCTCCTTTGCAAAATCCTGATGCAGCCGGGCCAGATATGCATCCGCCGCCGCAACATCACCGCGGCCCAGCGAGGAGCGTATCTGTTTTTGTACCACCCAGACAGGACGAACCTTATCCGGAACCTTGGCCAACAGCCGCTCGCACAGATAGGATGCATAGTCATAATACTCCGCATCCATCAAGCGAACAGCCGCAATCTCCACCTGGTTGACATAATCCGGATGCCCGCTGTACCGCTCGGCCAGTTCTTCTACGGCGGCAGCCAGGCGGTCTTCCTCGGCTGTCTGGATGTACAATTGAATCAGGGACCGCTGAAACCAAACGGTTCGTTCATGATGGGGGTATTGTGCTTTCAGAGAGAGATAAATCTGCTCTGCCGTCGAATAATCCTTTCGAGTCGAAAATTCCCATCCGAGCTCATGGAGATGCCGTACGGTGTCCTCCCGCTCTCGATAGCGAGCCAGCCGATTGAGTTCCTCCCGGGCTGCCGAAAGAGAACCGGCCTCAAGCAGACACTGAATTTTTGCCCGTGCCAGCGAAACGGCCTGGGGACAATCCGGGTAATTGCTTAACAGATAATCATAGATGTCCAGCGCAATGGCCGTCTGATTTCTGCCGCGGAGCCGCTGCGCCGCCGTTTCCATCTGCTGAACATAGTCTTTGCAGTGAGCAAAGCCGGTTGTAAGCTGCTCAACGGCATCCCGCACTTTTTCAATGTCTCCTTTTTCCAAAAAGGTCTGAACAATTGACCGCTGAAACCACGCCGCTCGCTCATGGTCCGGAAAATGCTCGAGCAAAAACCGATAAATTTTCAAGGCACTGTCAAAGTCCCGACGCACTACGAATTCCCATCCCAGTTCATGGGCCTGACGAACAAAATCCGGTTTCTCTGAAAAGTCCGTCAGAAAGTCCTCTGCTTCCCAGGCAGCTCGTTCAGACTGGCTCATCTGCAGGCAATTCTGAATCTGCATCCGTTTCAAGACCGCCGCCTGGGGACAATCCGGAAAATTTCGCAGCAGAAAATCATAGATTTCACCGGCCAGCTCATACTGTTTTTTATCCCGCAAACGGATTGCTGTTTGGTGCATTTGTTCGACATAATCCGGATGCCCAATATAGGCGGTTTTCATCTGCTCAACAGCTTCCCGAACCTTCTGCATATCTCCTTGTTCCAGATAGGTTTGGACAATCGACCGCTGAAACCAAACAGCCCGTTCATGGTTGGGGAACTGTTTCTGAAGGTCTGTATAGATACCAAGGGCCGTCTCGTAATCCCCCGCCTTGACAAAATCCCATCCAATTTCATGGAGCCGTTGGACAAAATTCGTCTGGGAAAAGTAATTCTGCCAAAAGGAAGGCAGCATTTTTCGTGCCTCATCCAGATTTCCCCCCTGAATCTGAAGAACAAGGGTTTGAGAATATGCCTCGGCGGCCCAGGGGGTATTAGGAAACGATTCGATGATTCGCTGATAGTCGGCCCGGGCTTGTTCAATTCGGCCTTCCTTTTGAAATTGCTGGGCCGACTGAAACAAGGCGGCAATCTCCGGCGGGACTTTTTGTTCTGCAGCCCCGAAAGACAAACCTGCCAACCCAATCCAGACTCCAACCGTCAAACCCGTTAAGAAATGTCCTCTATGCATAGCCGAACTCCTTTTGTCTGTACTCCGTCTCTTTCGGCTGCAAGGTGGGGGATAACTCTTACGTGAAGGACTCCTTATCCGTCTGCCTTGCCCTGATTTTCTCCTGCCTAATTGTATCCTTTCACCGACCGCTCTG contains:
- a CDS encoding tetratricopeptide repeat protein, with translation MHRGHFLTGLTVGVWIGLAGLSFGAAEQKVPPEIAALFQSAQQFQKEGRIEQARADYQRIIESFPNTPWAAEAYSQTLVLQIQGGNLDEARKMLPSFWQNYFSQTNFVQRLHEIGWDFVKAGDYETALGIYTDLQKQFPNHERAVWFQRSIVQTYLEQGDMQKVREAVEQMKTAYIGHPDYVEQMHQTAIRLRDKKQYELAGEIYDFLLRNFPDCPQAAVLKRMQIQNCLQMSQSERAAWEAEDFLTDFSEKPDFVRQAHELGWEFVVRRDFDSALKIYRFLLEHFPDHERAAWFQRSIVQTFLEKGDIEKVRDAVEQLTTGFAHCKDYVQQMETAAQRLRGRNQTAIALDIYDYLLSNYPDCPQAVSLARAKIQCLLEAGSLSAAREELNRLARYREREDTVRHLHELGWEFSTRKDYSTAEQIYLSLKAQYPHHERTVWFQRSLIQLYIQTAEEDRLAAAVEELAERYSGHPDYVNQVEIAAVRLMDAEYYDYASYLCERLLAKVPDKVRPVWVVQKQIRSSLGRGDVAAADAYLARLHQDFAKEPDYYDALSWAAYEYRRFGHYPQAIRMYEQLAAMNPGPKVRLRCDEGIARCFVQLGDDARVQEQVRRIYERYYAGNREGVAFYVNAIAEEYYNLAMTALQKGDSARAQTAFDKAVALLESVYATMPTAHYECMASYLMGLCRYYQKDWQAAADAFQAALEAEPGFQYAGSLHWMIGVCYENLKADG